A window from Montipora capricornis isolate CH-2021 chromosome 7, ASM3666992v2, whole genome shotgun sequence encodes these proteins:
- the LOC138055883 gene encoding uncharacterized protein, whose product MPQTNIKSKPTKNVRKRRSESQKNRLLEKLYYEPNRASALGGVKKLYQAAKKYGITRSQIITWLQQQPGYTLHKPARRRFRRNKVYVNGLDDQWQADLVDLQSLSRWNRGYKYLLTCIDILSKYAWVPDKLQTDAGTEFKNKTFQTFLKQHHVHHFVTYNETKAQVVERFNRTLKQIMWRMFTSSSSYHYLDRLNDLVNENYNQTFHRSIKKKPSEVTVMNAQQVWRTLYGKPLSAVKYKFKVGDQVKISKHKRTFEKSYLPNWSEETFAVAERLARDPPVYKLKEHDGELIKGTFYETELQKVIERKDHLFRVEKVLRRRGKGAQAEVLVHWKGWPKKYDSWIPVRQLVSLK is encoded by the exons ATGCCACAGACGAATATCAAAAGCAAACCTACGAAGAACGTGAGGAAGAGGAGGAGCGAGAGCCAGAAGAACCGGCTTTTAGAGAAACTGTACTATGAACCAAACCGTGCGTCCGCGTTAGGAGGAGTAAAAAAGTTGTATCAAGCAGCAAAGAAGTATGGTATAACGCGTTCCCAGATTATCACTTGGCTGCAACAGCAACCTGGGTACACTTTACACAAACCTGCCCGAAGACGTTTTCGTCGTAACAAAGTTTATGTGAACGGTTTAGATGATCAATGGCAGGCTGATTTGGTGGATCTTCAAAGCCTGAGCCGTTGGAACCGTGGATACAAATACCTACTTACTTGCATTGACATTTTATCCAAGTATGCGTGGGTG CCAGACAAGTTACAAACCGATGCGGGAACGGAATTTAAAAACAAGACTTTTCAGACATTTCTGAAACAGCATCATGTTCACCATTTTGTCACCTATAATGAAACCAAAGCTCAAGTCGTGGAACGGTTCAACCGCACCTTGAAACAAATTATGTGGCGAATGTTTACCTCAAGCAGTTCGTATCATTACCTGGACAGACTAAATGACCTCGTCAATGAGAACTACAACCAAACATTTCATCgctccattaaaaaaaaaccctccgAAGTAACAGTGATGAATGCGCAGCAAGTGTGGCGCACCTTATATGGTAAACCCCTTTCTGCGGTTAAGTATAAATTCAAGGTTGGCGACCAAGTTAAAATCAGTAAGCACAAGCGCACATTTGAGAAATCATACCTACCTAACTGGAGCGAAGAAACCTTTGCAGTGGCGGAGAGACTAGCAAGGGATCCACCTGTATACAAATTAAAGGAACACGATGGGGAGCTGATTAAAGGTACCTTTTACGAGACCGAGTTACAAAAAGTAATTGAACGAAAGGATCATTTGTTTCGCGTAGAAAAAGTTCTTCGCCGTAGAGGTAAAGGAGCACAAGCAGAAGTTCTGGTTCATTGGAAAGGTTGGCCGAAGAAATACGATAGTTGGATTCCTGTCCGTCAATTGGTGTCTCTAAAATGA